The following are from one region of the Stigmatella ashevillena genome:
- a CDS encoding plasmid stabilization protein translates to MPRGDKSKYTDKQKRRAEHIAEGYTERGTHEKEAKRRAWATVNAESHGGEKPGGSGYGKPETHQASRRGGKRSQAGRTKAQRSAAAKKAAATRKRKTVQRSTAAKRAAAKRTR, encoded by the coding sequence ATGCCTCGTGGAGACAAGAGCAAGTACACCGACAAGCAGAAGCGGCGCGCGGAGCACATCGCCGAGGGTTACACCGAGCGCGGGACCCACGAGAAGGAGGCCAAGCGCCGGGCATGGGCCACCGTGAATGCCGAATCGCATGGGGGCGAGAAGCCCGGTGGCTCTGGGTATGGGAAGCCTGAAACGCACCAGGCCTCGCGCCGGGGAGGCAAGCGGAGCCAGGCTGGCCGCACGAAGGCCCAGCGCTCAGCCGCTGCGAAGAAGGCCGCGGCGACGCGCAAGCGCAAGACCGTCCAGCGTTCCACGGCTGCCAAGCGCGCGGCCGCCAAGCGCACGCGCTGA
- a CDS encoding MATE family efflux transporter, whose protein sequence is MIAFSLPMLLGSFLQTAYSFVNAIWVGQYLGTSALAAVTVSFPIVFVLFAIGMGLTLATNILVSQSYGARRMDELRKAVDSSTVLMVSLGIVFTILGELFAPSVLRAMDTPPEILDASIHYLRIFLLSLPLGFSLFLIRSLLQGVGDSKTPLYFQFGSVLLAAALDPVLMFGWLGFPKLGLNGTAWATVFSQLVSLTALITYLRAKKVPVAPSWPRFDHLGPITWKTLRIGLPSAVQQSLVSIGMVFVTGIVNGFGEVSTAAFGAASRIDQIAFLPAMTFGMAISTLAGQNLGAGRQDRIREIFLWGCLFSGGITLIITAVTVSVPGALLRIFVTDTAVIEPGIAYLRIVGACYLFFALVFVSNGIINGAGHTMTTTVISLISLWVIRVPGAYWLSRRMESVKGVWYAIALSFAVSLTASMAYYFSGRWKRSAGKKPPKGPPAPDAREAFGHSTGEA, encoded by the coding sequence ATGATCGCCTTCTCCCTGCCGATGCTCTTGGGCAGCTTCCTCCAGACAGCATACAGCTTCGTCAATGCCATCTGGGTGGGGCAGTACCTGGGCACCTCCGCGCTCGCCGCGGTGACGGTGAGCTTCCCCATCGTCTTCGTCCTGTTCGCCATCGGCATGGGCCTCACGCTGGCGACGAACATCCTCGTGTCCCAGAGCTACGGCGCGCGGAGGATGGACGAGCTGCGCAAGGCCGTGGACAGCTCCACCGTGCTCATGGTCTCCCTGGGCATCGTGTTCACCATTCTGGGAGAGCTCTTCGCCCCCAGCGTTCTGCGCGCCATGGACACGCCCCCGGAGATCCTCGACGCGTCCATCCACTACCTCCGGATCTTCCTGCTCTCGCTGCCGCTGGGGTTCAGCCTCTTCCTGATTCGAAGCCTGCTCCAGGGCGTGGGCGACTCGAAGACACCGCTCTACTTCCAGTTCGGCTCGGTGCTCCTCGCCGCGGCGCTGGACCCCGTACTGATGTTCGGCTGGCTGGGGTTCCCGAAGCTCGGACTCAATGGCACCGCCTGGGCCACCGTGTTCTCGCAGCTCGTGTCGCTCACCGCGTTGATCACCTACCTGCGCGCGAAGAAGGTTCCCGTCGCGCCCTCCTGGCCCCGGTTCGACCACCTGGGCCCCATCACCTGGAAGACGCTGCGCATCGGACTGCCCTCCGCCGTGCAGCAGTCGCTCGTCTCCATTGGCATGGTCTTCGTCACCGGCATCGTCAACGGCTTCGGCGAGGTCTCGACGGCCGCGTTCGGGGCCGCCTCGCGCATCGATCAGATCGCCTTCCTGCCCGCCATGACCTTCGGCATGGCCATCTCGACCCTGGCGGGCCAGAACCTCGGGGCGGGCCGCCAGGACCGGATCCGGGAGATCTTCCTCTGGGGTTGCCTGTTCAGCGGCGGCATCACGCTGATCATCACCGCGGTGACCGTGTCGGTTCCCGGCGCGCTCCTCAGAATCTTCGTCACGGACACCGCCGTCATCGAGCCCGGAATCGCCTACCTGCGCATCGTCGGCGCCTGCTACCTCTTCTTCGCCCTCGTCTTCGTCAGCAACGGCATCATCAATGGCGCCGGCCACACGATGACCACCACGGTGATTTCCCTGATCAGCCTGTGGGTCATCCGCGTTCCGGGCGCCTACTGGCTGTCGCGGCGCATGGAGAGCGTGAAGGGTGTCTGGTATGCGATTGCGCTGAGCTTCGCCGTGTCGCTGACCGCCAGCATGGCCTACTACTTCTCGGGCCGGTGGAAGCGCTCGGCGGGGAAGAAGCCGCCCAAGGGCCCCCCAGCGCCGGACGCCCGCGAGGCCTTCGGCCACAGCACGGGCGAGGCATAG
- a CDS encoding phosphatase PAP2 family protein: protein MRRRLGEWIAPLTGSERLRLWGLLAAIAACCLGFAMLADEVVERETQSFDETVVRSLRRTDDPRIPVGPKWLLAAARDVTSLGSGTVLALITVGVCGFLVLIRRFRSLLLVAGSTAGGALVNSLLKHFFARPRPSVVPHLAEVFAPSFPSGHAMLSAIVYLTLGTLLSQLTERRRLKAYVLGMAVLLSFLVGLTRVYLGVHYLTDILGGWMVGLAWALLTGLLVSGAKRTSPALRDEVRKGASGPGEPPPDPAA, encoded by the coding sequence ATGCGACGTCGATTGGGAGAATGGATTGCCCCGCTGACGGGGTCGGAGCGGCTGCGCCTGTGGGGGCTGCTGGCCGCGATCGCGGCCTGCTGCCTGGGCTTCGCGATGCTGGCGGATGAAGTCGTGGAGCGCGAGACGCAATCCTTTGACGAGACGGTGGTCCGCTCGCTGCGGCGGACGGATGACCCACGGATTCCCGTGGGGCCGAAGTGGCTGCTCGCCGCGGCCCGGGATGTGACGTCCCTCGGGAGCGGCACGGTGCTGGCGCTCATCACGGTGGGGGTGTGTGGCTTCCTCGTCCTCATCCGCCGCTTCCGCTCGCTGCTGCTGGTGGCCGGGTCCACGGCGGGGGGCGCCCTGGTGAATTCCTTGCTCAAGCACTTCTTCGCCCGGCCGAGGCCCTCGGTGGTGCCGCACCTCGCCGAGGTGTTCGCGCCGAGCTTTCCCAGCGGACACGCGATGCTGTCGGCCATCGTGTACCTCACGTTGGGCACCCTCTTGTCGCAGCTCACCGAGCGCCGCAGGCTCAAGGCCTATGTGCTGGGGATGGCGGTGCTGTTGAGCTTCCTGGTCGGGCTGACGCGCGTGTACCTGGGCGTGCACTACCTCACGGACATCCTCGGGGGATGGATGGTGGGGCTGGCCTGGGCGCTGTTGACGGGGCTGCTGGTGAGTGGTGCGAAGCGCACCAGCCCCGCCCTGCGCGATGAGGTGCGCAAGGGCGCGAGCGGGCCCGGTGAGCCGCCGCCGGACCCTGCTGCCTGA
- a CDS encoding mechanosensitive ion channel family protein yields MFRRLAVLSLELPSTPVLALEAEGGPALRQQLPAFLLNRPLWEVELWQALGLALLLAGSVLVGRVLEGLLLRVGIRASGLTRSGWDDQLVAAGRGPLRYPVFAILVASGSRMLGLSASVQHVVDVGARSIIIIALAWFLMSFLRSAARFVEQKVNSRTATGAEVGRIRGLRTQLVVMRHIIEVAVVLVAGSLLLLQFEAVRNVGVSLLASAGIAGLVIGLAAQKSISTLLAGIQLSITQPIRIGDTVIVENEWGWVEEITLTYVVVKVWDLRRLIVPMTHFLEKPFQNWSKVSPDILGTAELYVDFRTNVASVRAELQRILQNESQGLWDGKVQGLQVTECTERTMKLRALVSASDAGKAFDLRCVVREKLITFLQAQTHGLPLLRAEASHLAPAGEPVLPLGVSASSPGRVGAHARPVGSGE; encoded by the coding sequence ATGTTCCGCCGCCTCGCCGTCCTCTCGTTGGAGCTGCCGTCCACGCCGGTGCTGGCGCTCGAGGCAGAAGGAGGGCCCGCCCTGCGGCAGCAACTCCCGGCGTTTCTGCTCAACCGGCCCCTCTGGGAAGTGGAGCTGTGGCAGGCGCTGGGGCTGGCGCTGCTCCTCGCGGGCAGCGTGCTCGTGGGGCGCGTGCTGGAAGGGCTGCTGCTGCGCGTGGGCATCCGCGCCTCGGGGCTGACGCGGTCGGGCTGGGATGATCAGCTGGTGGCGGCGGGGCGAGGCCCCCTGCGCTATCCCGTGTTCGCCATCCTGGTGGCCTCGGGCTCGCGCATGTTGGGCTTGTCCGCCTCGGTCCAGCATGTGGTGGATGTGGGGGCGCGGTCGATCATCATCATTGCCCTGGCTTGGTTTCTGATGAGCTTCCTGCGGTCGGCTGCCCGCTTCGTGGAGCAGAAGGTGAACAGCCGCACGGCGACCGGCGCGGAGGTGGGGCGCATCCGGGGGCTGCGCACGCAGTTGGTGGTAATGCGTCACATCATCGAGGTCGCCGTGGTGCTGGTGGCGGGCTCCTTGCTGTTGTTGCAGTTCGAGGCGGTGCGCAACGTGGGGGTGTCGCTGCTGGCCTCGGCGGGCATCGCGGGCCTCGTTATTGGTCTGGCGGCGCAGAAGTCCATCTCCACGTTGCTGGCCGGCATCCAGCTGTCCATCACCCAGCCGATCCGCATCGGCGATACCGTCATCGTGGAGAACGAGTGGGGGTGGGTGGAGGAAATCACCCTCACCTACGTGGTGGTGAAGGTGTGGGACTTGCGGCGGCTCATCGTGCCCATGACGCACTTCCTGGAGAAGCCTTTCCAGAACTGGAGCAAGGTGTCGCCGGACATCCTGGGCACGGCGGAGCTGTATGTGGACTTCCGCACCAACGTGGCGTCGGTGCGCGCGGAGCTCCAGCGCATCCTTCAGAACGAGTCCCAGGGGCTCTGGGATGGCAAGGTGCAAGGGTTGCAGGTGACGGAGTGCACCGAGCGCACCATGAAGCTGCGCGCCCTGGTCAGCGCCTCGGATGCGGGCAAGGCGTTCGATCTGCGGTGCGTGGTGCGCGAGAAACTCATCACCTTCCTCCAGGCGCAGACGCACGGCCTGCCCCTGCTGCGCGCCGAGGCAAGCCACCTGGCCCCGGCCGGAGAGCCGGTCCTCCCGTTGGGAGTGAGCGCCTCCTCGCCGGGACGGGTGGGGGCTCACGCTCGCCCGGTCGGCTCCGGGGAGTAA
- a CDS encoding glycosyltransferase family 39 protein, translated as MEWVLVLVAVAAWVLRVAPLTRAEGAFGYPIDYDEGVYFSASALLFQGHWPYRDFAFVHPPGSLLLWGPAGASVSWLGVSAGFTLARWMAALCGALSVWCVGRLALRMWGPVAALVAALVYASHPELVLVERGPFLEPWLNLACLAAANMWLACSRHGRQEPRWGWTGILLGVAISVKVLGGIWLAAALVAPPAGTSWKSRAGLVLTVAGTLVLLVGPFLWRAPSSFLSEVFLFQALRPGDGELSRLGRLRELFPTSRGVGVGLALLGLALVVRRLFQRTGEERSAERFAAVAYGLTVFAFLTSPSYWSQYNAYLAGPESLLAGLAAAALQGGFQAHRPWAARGVAVLLGVAVLVPPWKSLCWGVLAQAPEVVALRRFILQSVPPRVALFSFEPAWGLAGGHLPPVISGAPLVVDSYGEMLLGALGSGARFALVEDAFQTPAAQARVREVLARSHFVVVAGRGRWQLSEESQHWLHARFVRRFLTEGVDGLDLWEQVPAPEVRP; from the coding sequence ATGGAGTGGGTGCTGGTGCTCGTGGCCGTGGCGGCGTGGGTGCTGCGCGTGGCGCCGCTCACGCGAGCGGAGGGCGCTTTCGGCTACCCCATCGACTATGACGAGGGCGTCTATTTCTCGGCTTCGGCGCTCTTGTTTCAAGGGCACTGGCCCTATCGGGACTTCGCCTTCGTCCACCCGCCCGGGTCGTTGTTGCTGTGGGGGCCCGCGGGCGCGAGCGTGTCCTGGCTGGGCGTCAGCGCGGGGTTCACCCTGGCCCGGTGGATGGCGGCCCTGTGTGGAGCCCTGAGCGTCTGGTGCGTGGGGCGTTTGGCCCTGCGCATGTGGGGGCCCGTGGCGGCGCTCGTGGCGGCGCTCGTGTATGCGAGCCATCCCGAGCTGGTCCTCGTCGAGCGGGGCCCCTTCCTGGAGCCGTGGCTCAACCTCGCATGCCTGGCCGCGGCGAACATGTGGCTGGCCTGCTCCCGGCATGGCCGACAGGAGCCCCGGTGGGGATGGACGGGCATCCTCCTGGGCGTGGCCATCTCGGTGAAGGTGTTGGGAGGAATCTGGCTTGCCGCCGCGCTGGTGGCACCTCCCGCTGGGACGTCCTGGAAGTCGCGGGCGGGTCTGGTCCTCACCGTGGCGGGCACCCTGGTGCTCCTGGTGGGCCCCTTTCTCTGGAGGGCCCCGTCGTCTTTTCTCTCGGAGGTGTTTCTCTTCCAGGCGCTCCGCCCAGGTGACGGAGAGCTGAGCCGGCTCGGCCGACTGCGGGAGCTGTTTCCCACGAGCAGAGGGGTGGGCGTGGGGCTGGCGCTGCTGGGGCTTGCCCTGGTGGTGCGCCGCCTGTTTCAGCGGACCGGGGAGGAGAGGTCCGCGGAGCGGTTTGCCGCCGTGGCCTATGGCCTCACGGTCTTCGCCTTCCTCACCTCGCCGAGCTACTGGAGCCAGTACAACGCTTACCTGGCGGGTCCGGAGTCCTTGCTCGCGGGGCTGGCGGCCGCGGCGCTCCAGGGCGGGTTCCAGGCCCATCGGCCCTGGGCCGCACGGGGGGTCGCCGTGCTGCTGGGGGTGGCCGTGCTGGTGCCTCCGTGGAAGTCTCTCTGCTGGGGCGTCCTGGCCCAGGCGCCCGAGGTGGTGGCGTTGAGGCGATTCATCCTCCAGTCCGTTCCGCCGAGAGTCGCGCTCTTCTCATTCGAGCCGGCCTGGGGGCTCGCGGGAGGGCATCTGCCACCCGTCATCTCCGGAGCGCCCCTCGTGGTGGATTCCTATGGGGAGATGCTGCTGGGGGCCCTGGGCTCCGGGGCGCGCTTTGCCCTCGTCGAGGACGCATTCCAGACACCGGCCGCCCAAGCACGTGTCCGTGAAGTGCTCGCCCGGAGCCACTTCGTGGTGGTCGCGGGACGCGGACGGTGGCAGCTCTCCGAGGAGAGCCAGCATTGGCTTCATGCCCGCTTCGTCCGGCGCTTTCTCACGGAGGGAGTGGACGGGCTGGATCTCTGGGAGCAGGTGCCCGCGCCGGAGGTCCGCCCGTGA
- a CDS encoding CHASE domain-containing sensor histidine kinase, whose translation MSLPLPPLLPPRSTSGPPRPGQRLASEASPASRRFTGLTPAMVLVICLLLTAASTALFSLTTRAGDLTRFENITRTVQERISSHLNADEALLRGTAGLFSASEQVTHEEFSIYVERLDLKRYGPGIREIGFSQRIPAEQKDATVASLRGLGFSTFRLMPDTPREEYHAITYLEPAALRPPEAMGFDMFTEPVRRAAMERAWQTGAPALSGKVTLGQETEASGQEGFVMYVPVYQGHALPETEQKRWQLLEGFVYTPFSANALFSGLFTPLLQTRVTFRLYDGQEPVPEALLYDSGATLEKTHARPVFTSASQFEVAGHPWTLAFTSQPDFDHSLMATWAPGVGGIGTLMSLLVFAFARSQQNARKRAEDNEAERAWLLARERLARAETEAQRTHLQDIFMQAPAIIAILGGPRQVFEFANTACQEVLGHRELLGKPLHEAVPDLKQHGPALIEKAYRTGRPLSGREVCLPLRYTLGGRIEERYWDFFFQPRRTPDGAVDGMMVFAFEVTDQLQARQEVELSREEARRSAAQLQAITDTLPALVAYLDLAERYRFANQAYESWFGVKPEDVLGKTAAEFVGAEAYEGVRHQLRQALSGEIVRYEVELKVRGGRKIYMQSNYLPDRDAQGHVRGIVVLAHDLTERKKEEEIVRNAVRLRDEFLSVASHELKTPLTPLSLKLQALARAVENEPETPFTVKVRAHVEAGRKQLNRLSVLIGDLLDVSRISSGQMRLRWEPVDFAALVRDVVTRLEPEALRAESPLSVEAPGSLAGSTDRLRFEQVVENLLTNAIKYGAGKPIHIVLKEEAGAVVLRVEDHGIGIELEHQERIFERFERAVSERNYGGLGLGLYITRTIVELLGGTIRVQSQPGQGAAFTVDLPREPPSGTPSTG comes from the coding sequence GTGTCCCTGCCTCTACCTCCATTGCTGCCCCCTCGCTCCACCTCGGGGCCCCCCCGGCCTGGGCAACGGCTCGCGAGCGAGGCCTCCCCCGCTTCCCGGCGCTTCACCGGGTTGACGCCCGCCATGGTGCTGGTCATCTGTCTGCTGCTGACGGCCGCCTCCACGGCGCTCTTCTCGCTGACGACTCGGGCGGGAGATCTCACTCGGTTCGAGAACATCACCCGGACGGTCCAGGAGCGGATCTCCTCCCATCTCAACGCGGACGAGGCCCTGCTGCGGGGCACCGCGGGCTTGTTCTCCGCCAGCGAGCAGGTCACCCACGAGGAGTTCAGCATCTATGTCGAGCGCCTGGACCTGAAGCGGTACGGCCCCGGCATTCGCGAGATCGGCTTCAGCCAACGCATCCCCGCGGAGCAGAAGGACGCCACGGTGGCCAGCCTGCGAGGCCTGGGCTTCTCCACCTTCCGCCTCATGCCCGACACGCCCCGCGAGGAGTACCACGCCATCACCTACCTGGAGCCGGCCGCCCTTCGTCCCCCGGAGGCGATGGGGTTCGACATGTTCACCGAGCCGGTCCGCCGTGCCGCGATGGAGCGGGCCTGGCAGACCGGCGCCCCGGCCCTCTCCGGCAAGGTCACGCTGGGACAAGAGACGGAAGCCAGCGGCCAGGAGGGCTTCGTGATGTACGTCCCCGTGTACCAGGGGCATGCCCTTCCGGAGACCGAACAGAAGCGCTGGCAGCTGCTGGAAGGGTTCGTCTACACCCCCTTTTCCGCCAACGCCCTGTTCTCGGGGCTGTTCACCCCTCTGCTCCAAACCCGTGTCACCTTCCGCCTCTACGACGGGCAGGAGCCAGTCCCCGAGGCCTTGCTGTATGACTCGGGCGCCACCTTGGAGAAGACCCATGCCCGGCCCGTCTTCACGTCTGCCTCCCAGTTCGAGGTGGCCGGCCACCCCTGGACCCTCGCCTTCACCTCTCAGCCTGACTTCGATCACTCGTTGATGGCCACCTGGGCTCCGGGCGTGGGAGGGATTGGAACGCTCATGAGCCTGCTGGTGTTCGCCTTCGCGCGATCTCAGCAGAATGCCCGGAAGCGCGCGGAGGACAACGAGGCGGAGCGGGCCTGGCTGCTGGCGCGCGAGCGGTTGGCCCGCGCCGAGACCGAGGCCCAACGCACCCACTTGCAGGACATCTTCATGCAGGCCCCAGCGATCATCGCCATCCTGGGGGGCCCTCGGCAGGTCTTCGAGTTCGCCAACACCGCCTGCCAGGAGGTCCTGGGCCACCGCGAGCTGCTGGGCAAGCCCCTCCACGAAGCGGTCCCTGACCTGAAGCAGCACGGCCCTGCCCTGATCGAGAAGGCCTACCGCACGGGAAGACCCCTCTCCGGCCGGGAGGTGTGCCTGCCCTTGCGCTACACGCTGGGGGGACGCATCGAGGAGCGGTACTGGGACTTCTTCTTCCAGCCCCGCCGCACCCCGGACGGCGCGGTGGATGGGATGATGGTGTTCGCCTTCGAGGTGACCGACCAGCTCCAGGCGCGCCAGGAGGTGGAGCTCAGCCGGGAAGAGGCCCGGCGCAGCGCCGCCCAGCTCCAGGCCATCACCGACACGCTGCCCGCGCTCGTGGCCTACCTGGATCTGGCGGAGCGCTACCGCTTCGCGAACCAGGCCTATGAGAGCTGGTTCGGGGTGAAGCCCGAGGACGTCTTGGGCAAGACGGCAGCGGAGTTCGTCGGGGCGGAGGCCTACGAGGGGGTGAGGCATCAGCTCCGGCAAGCCCTCTCGGGCGAGATCGTCCGGTACGAAGTGGAGCTGAAGGTCCGGGGCGGCCGGAAGATCTACATGCAGTCCAACTACCTTCCGGACCGGGACGCCCAGGGGCACGTGCGAGGCATCGTGGTGCTCGCCCATGACCTGACGGAGCGCAAGAAGGAGGAAGAGATCGTCCGCAACGCCGTGCGCCTGCGCGACGAGTTCCTGTCGGTCGCCAGCCACGAATTGAAGACCCCGCTCACGCCGCTGAGCCTGAAGCTCCAGGCGCTCGCACGCGCGGTGGAGAACGAGCCCGAGACGCCGTTCACCGTGAAGGTCCGCGCGCACGTGGAGGCGGGGCGCAAGCAGCTCAACCGGCTGTCGGTCCTCATTGGGGACTTGCTGGATGTGTCGCGGATCAGCTCCGGCCAGATGCGGCTGCGCTGGGAGCCGGTGGACTTCGCGGCCCTGGTGCGGGACGTGGTGACGCGACTGGAGCCCGAGGCACTCCGGGCCGAGTCTCCCCTGAGCGTTGAGGCGCCCGGGAGCCTCGCGGGGAGCACGGACCGGCTGCGGTTCGAGCAGGTGGTGGAGAACCTGCTGACGAACGCCATCAAGTACGGCGCGGGCAAACCCATCCACATCGTTCTGAAGGAAGAGGCGGGGGCCGTGGTGCTGCGCGTGGAGGACCACGGCATCGGCATCGAGCTTGAGCACCAGGAGCGCATCTTCGAGCGATTCGAGCGCGCCGTCTCGGAGCGCAACTACGGCGGCCTGGGGTTGGGGCTCTACATCACCCGCACCATCGTGGAGCTGCTCGGCGGCACCATCCGCGTGCAGAGCCAGCCCGGCCAAGGCGCGGCCTTCACCGTGGACCTGCCCCGGGAACCGCCCTCAGGCACGCCCAGCACGGGCTGA
- a CDS encoding NAD-dependent succinate-semialdehyde dehydrogenase gives MAIATIEPTTGTTLRTFNALSPEETEARLRLAEETFRTYRHTSFADRKRWLARAAELLETEAATFGRIMTQEMGKPFEAAKAESQKCAQACRYYIEHGEAYLRDEPIDTGKDRSYVRYEPLGPVLAIMPWNFPFWQVIRFAAPALIAGNVGLLKHAHNVPQCALALEDLFLRAGFPRGAFQNLFIETRDIERVIEDRRVKAVTLTGSEGAGRAVGAQAGKALKKVVLELGGSDPFIVMPSAKLEDAVETAVKARLINNGQSCIAAKRFIVHEAIYPEFERRFVERMGRVKVGDPMEPQTEVGPLATEGIRQGLHAQVEKSLAAGAKAPVGGKLPSGAGYYYPPTVLTDVPDASPAAREELFGPVAVLFRAKDVAHAITLANDTPYGLGASVWTRDEAEAQQFIAGIETGMVFVNAMVASDARLPFGGVKNSGHGRELALHGLREFLNAKTVRISAGALPPPTEASANE, from the coding sequence TTGGCCATCGCCACCATCGAGCCGACGACCGGCACCACCCTGCGGACCTTCAACGCGCTCTCCCCAGAGGAGACCGAGGCGCGGCTGCGCCTCGCCGAGGAGACGTTCCGCACATACCGCCACACCTCTTTCGCCGACCGCAAGCGCTGGCTGGCCCGGGCCGCCGAGCTCCTGGAGACCGAGGCCGCCACCTTCGGGCGCATCATGACACAGGAGATGGGCAAGCCCTTCGAGGCCGCCAAGGCCGAGTCCCAGAAGTGCGCCCAGGCGTGCCGGTATTACATCGAGCACGGTGAGGCCTATCTGCGGGACGAGCCCATCGACACGGGCAAGGACCGCAGCTACGTGCGCTACGAGCCGCTGGGGCCCGTGCTGGCCATCATGCCGTGGAACTTCCCCTTCTGGCAGGTCATCCGCTTCGCCGCCCCGGCGCTGATCGCTGGCAACGTGGGATTGCTCAAACACGCGCACAATGTGCCGCAGTGCGCCCTGGCGCTGGAGGATCTCTTCCTGCGGGCAGGCTTCCCTCGGGGCGCGTTCCAAAACCTGTTCATCGAAACGCGAGACATCGAACGCGTCATCGAAGACAGGCGCGTGAAGGCGGTCACCCTGACAGGCAGCGAAGGGGCCGGCCGGGCGGTCGGAGCCCAAGCAGGCAAGGCACTCAAGAAGGTGGTGCTCGAGCTGGGCGGCAGCGATCCGTTCATCGTCATGCCGAGCGCGAAGCTGGAAGACGCGGTGGAGACGGCGGTGAAGGCGCGGCTCATCAACAATGGCCAGTCCTGCATCGCGGCCAAGCGCTTCATCGTCCACGAGGCCATCTATCCGGAGTTCGAGCGGCGCTTCGTGGAGCGCATGGGCCGCGTGAAGGTGGGGGACCCGATGGAGCCCCAGACGGAGGTGGGCCCCCTGGCGACCGAGGGGATCCGCCAGGGCCTGCACGCCCAGGTGGAGAAGAGCCTCGCGGCGGGCGCGAAGGCCCCTGTGGGCGGCAAGCTCCCCTCGGGCGCGGGGTACTACTACCCGCCCACGGTGCTGACCGACGTGCCCGACGCGTCTCCGGCCGCCCGCGAGGAGCTGTTCGGTCCGGTGGCGGTCCTCTTCCGGGCGAAGGACGTGGCGCACGCCATCACGCTGGCCAACGACACGCCCTACGGCCTGGGCGCGAGCGTGTGGACCCGGGATGAGGCGGAGGCCCAGCAATTCATCGCGGGCATCGAGACGGGCATGGTGTTCGTCAACGCGATGGTGGCCTCGGACGCGCGGCTGCCCTTTGGCGGGGTGAAGAACTCGGGCCATGGGCGCGAGTTGGCGCTGCACGGCCTGCGCGAGTTCCTCAACGCGAAGACGGTCCGCATCAGCGCGGGCGCCCTGCCTCCCCCCACCGAGGCCTCCGCCAACGAGTAG
- a CDS encoding COX15/CtaA family protein: MNVPASSRRFQIFSYAVLAYTLAVVLWGAFVRATGSGAGCGDHWPQCNGVVVPREPTVATLIEYTHRVTSGLALVLAVVLCVWGLRAHAKGHPVRGAAVLSLVFMLTEAAVGAGIVLLKYVADNPSIARAYWMAIHLLNTFLLVGAQALTAWWAGGRSRWVMRGQGLAGTLVGVGIAGLLLLGVTGAIAALGDTLFPATSFTEGLQQDMSETAHILLRLRVLHPVLAVGLGALLVAVGNMLARLRPSESVKRSATQLTVLYAIQLGAGLTNLVLLAPVWMQLVHLLLADLVWIALLRLSVAALAEDAPRATVTGGPPARAPAPRDPARPLPP, from the coding sequence ATGAACGTCCCCGCCTCGTCCCGCCGCTTCCAGATCTTCAGCTACGCCGTGCTCGCCTACACGTTGGCCGTGGTGTTGTGGGGCGCCTTCGTGCGCGCCACGGGTTCGGGCGCGGGCTGTGGGGACCACTGGCCCCAGTGCAATGGCGTGGTCGTGCCGCGCGAGCCCACCGTGGCCACGCTCATCGAATACACCCACCGGGTCACCAGCGGCCTGGCCCTGGTGCTGGCCGTGGTGCTGTGCGTCTGGGGCCTGCGCGCCCACGCCAAGGGGCACCCCGTGCGCGGCGCGGCCGTGTTGTCGCTCGTCTTCATGCTGACGGAGGCCGCGGTCGGCGCGGGGATCGTCCTCTTGAAATACGTGGCGGACAACCCCTCCATCGCGCGGGCGTACTGGATGGCGATCCACCTCCTCAACACCTTCCTGCTCGTGGGCGCCCAGGCACTCACGGCGTGGTGGGCCGGGGGACGCTCGCGGTGGGTGATGCGCGGCCAGGGACTGGCCGGAACGCTGGTGGGCGTGGGAATCGCTGGGCTGCTGCTGCTGGGAGTCACCGGAGCCATCGCGGCACTGGGGGACACGCTCTTTCCGGCCACCAGCTTCACGGAAGGCTTGCAGCAAGACATGTCCGAGACGGCGCACATCCTGCTGAGGCTGCGCGTGCTGCACCCGGTGCTGGCGGTAGGACTGGGCGCGCTGCTGGTGGCGGTGGGCAACATGCTGGCCCGCTTACGGCCCTCGGAGAGCGTGAAGCGCTCGGCCACCCAGCTGACCGTGCTGTATGCGATTCAGCTGGGCGCGGGGCTGACCAACCTGGTGCTGCTGGCGCCGGTGTGGATGCAGCTCGTCCACCTGCTGCTGGCAGACCTGGTATGGATTGCCCTGTTGCGGCTGAGCGTGGCAGCGCTCGCGGAGGACGCGCCCCGGGCCACCGTCACGGGCGGACCTCCGGCGCGGGCACCTGCTCCCAGAGATCCAGCCCGTCCACTCCCTCCGTGA